From the Trifolium pratense cultivar HEN17-A07 linkage group LG4, ARS_RC_1.1, whole genome shotgun sequence genome, the window CTACACAGTTTTACTGACTGGTATAACCTGTGGTTTGCACACTATAGGACCAGAAGAAATTTCAGGAGCAACAGAGCACAGAACCGGAAGCCCCCTTTGGTTCAAGACCCAGCCCTGCTAGGCCAGTTAGTGCTGCTAAGAAGGTAGGTGGCCCTCGTGCTAATGGAGCCAACGGTACTCCTAACCGACGGCTATCACTTAATGCTCATCAAAATGGAAGCAGGTCCATAGCAAAAGATGGAAAAAGGGATAACACTAGACCAGTTGCTCCTGTGAATTATGTGGCTATATCAAAAGAAGATGCTGCATCCCACGTATCTGGGACCGAACCCATCCCAGCATCACCCTAATGAGAGCTTCATATCCAACCTCATAGTTCATCTTTGTAGCTTTGTCATGTTAGTAGTTATTGCTTTAGGAATATAATATGTGAGTGACAAGTAATTAGAGAGGAACTGTTCTGAGTTGTGTATGGTATATTTTCCATTTGGAGGTTTACTAATACATGTTGGCTTATTCCATTGAAGCCCTTTAGTATAAAAATATACGGTGCTAGTTGTCTTTTTCTCTTGTTCAAAATCTTAGCTTCTATTAATTGGCTTTGTGACCACACACTGGTTTTATTACACTTCCCTGTTTCTTAGAACTTAAAAGTTTAGGTATGTTAGGACGCTCAGCTTTAAGGGCCAAATATGTAGTTACGTAGTGCTTACTGATGATGTGGTCCTCGTATGGATAGTAGTTTGAATCTATGTTATTGTGATTTGTGAGACATGAGTCATTCTTACAAATTAGGTCAATCTTTGATAGCAGCACTTTATGAGGTCAAATATGAATTGCTGTAGTAGTATAATATCTCCTTGTGATGTTCCTAAGAAGTCAGCATGTCCTTGGTAAATTGGTAAACACTGTAAATGTTTAGGTCATGTTGTGGAATGGAATGCattctccttttcttttactAGAAGCAAGAAAATCATGACATTTCATTAATAATCAAAGATGCATTACAGACTGAAGATTGATAGAATTGGCTTGCTTGTGTTAAATATGAACAAACTTATTAGGTTGTGAATTACTAGCATAAGTAGTTGGTGTGCAGATTGAATGAGTGTTGTAAATCCTGCAGtactaagtttaattttttttattataaaaaaatatcattaaaggGTTTGAGGTGCAATTAGGAGCACTCTTACACTTTCAATAATGGCTCCTAATTCAATGAATGCTCATGCAATGTGGATGATCTATAACTAGTACTTTGCAGTCCATCTCAATAAGGACTCTTCCAAAGTTCACCGATGAGTCATTGAAGagcatataataaaataaacctaTAGGGATTCACCTAACCTGGGAATTCACCTACCAAGACTTCTCAAGTATTAGACTTTCACCCACTATATCCATTATTATCCAAATGTAAGTTAGATACTAAAGTGTTGGCCTAAATAAATTTTAGGGAAAATTATACTCACCTCCTCCGAGATTTGTTTAAATGCCATTCAAACCTCTTTCATTTAGGCCCGAGCATCGGTCGGGTTCGGGCCGAAAATCACTAAATCGATAAAAATcgcaaccatttaatttggacccaatTCCGACCGTCTATATCTTCGGTTTGTTGGGGTTGGGTCATATGGGTGGCGGATTGAACGGGTCTGTTATTACGGGTTAGAttttgtttacatctaaaactccTCCATTCTCCAAAAATTCTTAATTTTCGAATAGTTTAATACCTCtacacaatgcaacaaaagatagacgaagtaaattaaaaaataaagagggttagatgcagttactttctttcaatatgtagatctaaagacaataaaatatcaagtagaagagacgtaaaaattaaaatagatctagaatatatatatattagaatatttttttctcaccttcttcatcaccatattattaattataagttttgtaaaatataacatttttatcttatatcaaagatggataaaaataacaaagagaagagtATACGTAGATTGAGagggagagaaggaaaaaaattaatttgcatctaaTGGTTGTTCGGTCGGTTTCAGTTATGGAGAGATAGAATTTTAGAGATCCGCACTCACTCGTATGCAACCGTTCATGCCCGGTTTTTCACAATTTGTTGACCCGAGACCTAATCCGCACCCAACCGAATGCTTCAATGTGTTGTCGGTTACATCAGTTTCGAGTCGGGTCACGGGTTCATGCTGACCCCTActttcatttttaataaacactCATCTCCCCTAAATTTCACACCTTTAGACATCCGTTTAAGAGAAAACACTGCCCTGTCTATTTTATTTCTCAGCACCACTTCTCACCTCTTTGAAAGTGAGAGTGTTAAAGTTTCTTCTcatgcattttttttgttttattcaaCTAGCTACTGCAAGAGGATAAGTTATTGTTGAAATGAGTACTCACCACATGcttaaaactgaaaatggcaTGTATTGGTTATGGAAAACTCATAATTTTCTATAGATTACGCACGAAGTTTATCATTGTTACTATATCTTAACAGATATTGACGATGTTAACGCTGTAGTTTGCGTCACTCAGAGAAACAAATAGGGAGAGGTTTGTGTCAATTTAAAAACTAGAGGGGCAGAGAGGTTAGTgtaatttttcatatatatatatatttgtttagaGAAGGCTATGTATCAACGTACTAAGCGAGCAAACGAAGGACCATTACAATCATTCTTGAGGAGAATTTATGGTAAAGACCTGATAGAATTGAAAGAAACAACGAAAATTTGTCCATTGTGACCCTCACAAGCCAAAGATATATGCACAATAATTTCCTTCACGGAAACAATGAAAAACCGAGGTCTTCCAATCTGGTAGGTTAAGAAGATTTAGAACCTCTTCAAGGAGAGGTTTGAGGTAAGAAATAGATTTCGATCTTCTAATGATAGTTATTGTTACAAACAGAGAATCAGTTTCGAAGATAACTTGAGTTAACTCCATATTGCGAGCAAATTTGATGCCAAGGAGAAGTGCCAATTTCAGCATAAATGACATTACTACCTCCTAGATTGCAATAAAAACCTTTAATGAATTTGCCGGTCGAGTCACAGATAAGGTCTCTACAAGATGATTTTTTGATAGCCCAATTGTGATATAAAAATGTGCCCCTAGGGCACATAATAAGAtaactaaatatataaatttagcATTTAATGTTATAAGatatttaatgtttaagaagttgaatacacaattttcaagaaaatatttccATATTTATCTGCTTAACATGTATTTTTAGGGCACAacttaacattttcctttttataaaaccataaaaaagaTCTTTTAGTGAAGTgttgtattaattttgtttttgaccaAGATTACTAATTAAGaatgtaaaattaaaaaaccaaAGACAATCTAAAAAGGAGTAATTAACCTTgagatttgttaatttaattttagggTGAGGAGTAAGTAATAAACCAACGTCAGCTTATTTACCGAAATCAGAAGCTTTTTTCCTCTGCAAGGCACAAGCGAACGAACGACGACGTTTCTTCCGCATCACTCTGAAGTTTCTCTCTCAGAATTGGCTATGGCGAACGATAACGAACCCGCGAAGCTTTTGCTACCATACCTTCAACGCGCTGATGAATTACAGAAACACGAACCTCTCGTCGCTTACTACTGTATGATTATCTCTTATCTTTTAGATCAATTCCTATTTTTGATTATTGCTTTATGAATTCTCAAATCGAAATAacctaattatatttataatcatcGATTTTATTTGGTTAATTTAGGTCGATTATATGCGATGGAAAGAGGATTGAAGATTCCACAAAGTGATCGCACTAAGACCACTAATGCTCTTCTTGTGTCTCTCATGAAACAGCTCGAAAAGGTTCTTAATTTAATTAAGCAAACTTTAATTCACTATGTTAATTATTCTTAATTGCTGATAATCAAgattaactaaaataaaaagctAGTTTGCATGTAATTGaaagttgaaaattgaaaagaagaaGCTAGTTTCCATGTGTTAAATTGAAGTGACTGAATGGACTGAGTGCAATCACCGTGGACTTGCCAGAATCACGGTCAACCAATGTAATTTTGCAGAAGCTACACACACTTTGTAGCCTTTGAAAAATTACTCTGGCTGAGTGATTCTGGCAAACCCAACGCGATACCAAACATGCACTTAGATTTCTTGTTGTTGAATGTTCAATGAAAATCAGATGAGTTGTATTCATTGGATGTCTGATCTTCTGATTTATGATCCTAATTTCATGTAAGACCATGCAATCAAAGTTTCCTATGGTCAGTGTAGTCAGTCCATCTATGCCTGTATATAGAGATCGAGTAATTCACATCATGTATTGACAAATCAATAACTTGGAATTTCAATATGATCTTGATCAACAGCTAGATCACTGACTATAGACTATAGTGATAGCTGACTGCGGCGTTTCTCAGGAAAATCGTACATTCATGCTGTTACTAAATTGGAACTTTTGAATGAAGATTGGGCGACTCATTTTAAGCTAGGTGAATCTGATAAGCTTGAAATATGAGCTGTCTGATTTTCAGCCAATGGGCTTGTCTCGGTACTGCATGAATGCCTGACTTCAAGGAATTCAGATCCTACAATTTTCTAATTGCAGTGACCGTGTAATTTGTTCGCTGTAGTGAATTTGCCTCTTGCTTGAATTTGGATGATAATAATGTGACATGTTTACATGACAACTTGTACTTTTCTTTAGGCTAAATACATCTTGCGATCTTTTAAGTTAGATGTTTATAACAAGTTAGTCCTTTAAGTATTATTTTGTATCAAATTGGTCCTTTAAGTCATAAAATGTGTGCACCATTACCCTTTCTTATCCAGTTTTGTTAAAACGTGTTTACGTGGTCGTTGAATGCTGAGGTGGCAAGTATAGTTTGATTGGATCCTCCATTATACAAATATCTAACTTCAGTGGCTGACATAATTTGATTGGTTATGtgtgtaaaattttatttaattgaatCCTCGATATGTTTATAAAACTATCTTTCTTTGTATTATCGTTATTATAGGATAAGAAGACAACCCAGGTTGGGCCTGAAGATAATCTATATCTTGAGGGATTTGCTTTGAATGTGTTTGGAAAAGCAGACAAGCAAGATCGTGCTGGAAGAGCTGATTTGTATGTTAAATTGCTTCTTTTAAAATGCATATATGTATTACCATTATATTCTTATAAtgttcattttcttttgttatgtCTACAAGTTATAACATAACTTTGTTggatattaatttttattttatcttcgATCATTTTTAACATATATTGCTGACCTTCTGCAGGAACACAGCAAAAACATTTTACGCTGCTAGCATATTTTTTGAGATTCTTAACCAATTTGGAGCTGTTCAGCCTGATGTGTGTACTTCGATGCATTGAACCTTTCCTTTTTAAGCATGTCTAAATTGCATTTGCACGGTTCTTGCTAGCCTTTCTCATTTGGCAACAACTTGGGGCAATAATATACCTTTgtgtaattgtatttttaatacttctttgtgtttgttttgcagCTGGAGCAGAAACAGAAATATGCAGCATGGAAAGCAGCTGATATAAGAAAGGCTTTGAAAGAAGGAAGGAAGCCCATGGCTGGCCCGCCTGCTGGTGATGAGGACCTCTCACTTCCATTGAGTTCTCCTAGTAATAGATATGTACGTTTCCAAACTCAACCCGATGTGCTCTGAGATTGATCAGTGCATATAAAGAAATAGATagattaataaatataaacaattaaCTTTCAGCTGTTTATTCCTGCAGGATCTTGGGACTACTGAAACGTCTGCTTCTAGTGCTGGATCTGAATCCGATTCAACACATAGTTATCATAACCCTGTCAACTACCAGAATCTGCCAAGCATTCCTCCTGTACCTAAGTTCCATGATACTCTCAATGATCAGAATTCTGCAAACATTCCACCATCTTTGCAGTTTCATGATAGGGTAGATGATAATAAGCATTCTTCAACTGCTTCTCCATCATCTCACTCTTATACACCCGGAGGTTATCCTTCCCAAGACTTCCATCCTCCTCCATCTTCCCAGGATTATCATCATCCACCACCTTCCCATGATTACCATTCTTCTGCACCTTCCCAAGATTATCATCCTCCTCCACCTTCCCACGATTACCATTCTTCTGCACCTTCCCAGGAGTACCATCCTCCCCCACCTTCCCAGGATTATCAACCTCCTCCACCTTCCCAAGATTATCAACCTCCTCCACCTTCCCAAAATTACCCTCATCCTCCACCTGCCAGGTCAGACAGTTCTTATTCTGAGCACTATAACCACCAGCAATACTCACCAGATCAGTCACAGAATTTAGGTCCAAATTACCCTTCTCATGAAACTCCAGCTCCTTATTCGCTTCCCCATTTTCAATCTTATCCAAGTTTTACAGAAAGCAGCCTACCATCGGTACCAGTAAACCACACTTATTATCAAGGGCCTgatgcttctttttcttcccaGTCAGCTCCTCTAACTACAAACCATTCATCAAGTGCCCAAAACAGTTCAAGCAGCAGAAATGGAACTGCCTCAGAACCCAAGCCAGCAACTCAATCATACCAGTATGACAGTAGCTACCAGCCAGCACCTGAAAGAATAGCAGAGGCACACAAAGCTGCAAGATTTGCTGTTGGGGCACTGGCATTTGACGACGTCTCAATTGCAGTAGACTACTTGAAGAAATCACTCGAGTTGCTAACAAATCCATCAGTTGGCCAGTAAGATTTTATGTAAAAATTGGTACTGGTATACATGGTGTCTTTTTTTGTAATATATGATATTCTTTCTGCATTATAGCGTGAAAAATTCAATAAACATGGGTCTTTTTCTCATTAATATAGATGTTATTGAGATTGGTTTCTTTGAGGTTATGAGACATATGATATCTGATTGATGAATTCGAGTTgtctctctttttatttttattttacatgggTCTTTTCTCCAAACTCAATTTAGGTGCACTTTCATTATCTATTGACCCTTGAGGAATCTTAATCTCAGCAGTAACATTCCATGGTACTGAATACAACTTCTTGCTTAAGAAGCTCCCCATTCAGAGATTAGTGCAATTTGGTTTGGCACAAACTATAGACCAATCCGTTTGCGATTATAACTACAATGCTGTTAAGGATGGTTATATTTTTCACAGCTGGAACAAACACTTGCAGAATGATACTAAAAGTTATAATGATCTTTCAAATGagtcttttaaataaataataataatacattagTTGGAATTAGCTTCTGCATTTAACTTTTTCAGAACATCTTTTATCTAACTTTTCCATGAACACTTGTACACTTCGCAGTCATATGAAGACCCTGCAACCAGAAACGAACAACTATCTGATCAATATATTAGAAACTATGATATCAGAAAAACTTAGTCacctattttgattttttttgacttGTAAAACGTAAATTACCTTTGCTCTAATTAGGATCTTTTAtgttccaatatttttttttatctattacTCAAGTTCTCTGATtttatatgtatgcggtttggttcggtttgaaTCGGTTATGAAAAAATTAATCTGAAATCCGAGCCGATCCGATCTAGTggttttcacaaaaggacatcaaaacacaataaaaaatattcggTTTTCTATAATTTTCGGGTTTTTTCGATCGATTTACAACTTTTTATTTGAGCATTTCTTGAGCATCTTTATATAGTTTGTATAAAACTCTTTACATAACCTAAACAATAAAGAATgaccaaaacaataaaattctTTATTTAGATACTTAGTTGCAGTATAATATTAGAACCAAATTTCAACAGTTTGTATAAAACTCTTTACATAATtgacaaaaacaataaagaatgaccaaaacaataaaattctTTATTTAGATACTTAGTTGACAGTATAATATTAGAACCAAATTTCAACAGTTTGTATAAAACTCTTTACATAATtgacaaaaacaataaagaatgaccaaaacaataaaattctTTATTTAGATACTTAGTTGACAGTATAATATTAGATACTTAGTTGACAGTATAATATTAGAACCAAATTTCAACAGTTTGTATAAAACTCTTTACATAATTGACCAAAACAATAAAGAAtgatcaaaacaataaaaattctttatttAGATACTTAGGTGATGGTGTCCACAAATTCTAACTCAACCGgaaaaaatgtcgaaattgctagtgttgGACTTCATGACCGGaattcgaaccccggtcactccactttgtgtgtgcgAGTTTTAAATGACTTTGCGATTTCGTCAATACTTAGTCAACTATGTAACGTGATCATGCATGCCGGCAAACCATGTTTTATTCGAACCCCCTCTTACGTCGCTTTCACAGATTCTGGGCGCTTGATCGGGGAGGCCGCCAAGAGCCAGGTCACCAGGAACCCCACCAACACCATCTTCGGTAGCATCACCATCCTTATTTTGCCTtgttttaaatttcaaatatgtCCAAATTTCATAGACATATAGCTCTGTCATTTCCTAAtctgttatttacaatttttactaTAGTACTTGCATTGTTTCTAAAATACTGATTCTATTCAACTTTTGTTTAGCTTCATTATTATATCGGTTGTTTTGTTATCGGGATTCGGGAGATTGTCTTGATTTCTATTGAACAGGATATATATGCTTTATTGAGGTAGTTTGCTTATTGGTTAATTGAATTAATTTGTGGTTGTAGAAGTGAAGCGTCTGATTGGAAGGAGATTCTCTGATGCTTCCGTTCAAAGTGACATGAAGCTATGGCCATTCAAGGTCATTTCTGGTCCTGGTGACAAGCCCATGATTGTTGTTAACTACAAGAATGAGGAGAAGCAGTTCGCTGCTGAGGAGATTTCTTCCATGGTCCTATGGAAGATGCGTAAGATATCTGAGGCTTATCTTGGTTCCACCGTGAAGGACGTTATTGTTACTGTCCCAGCATACTTCAACAACTCTCAGCGCCAAGCCACGAAGGATGCTGGACTCATTGCGGACCTTAATGTCATGCGTGTCATCAACGAACCCACCGCTGCTGTACTTGCCTATGGCCTTGACAAGAAGATCACCGATGATGAATGTAAGGTGTTGATTTTTGATCTTGGTGGTGGTACTTTTGATGTCTCTCTTTTAGTCATTGAAGCTTGTGTCTTTGAAGTTTTGGCCACTGCCGGAGACACCCATCTTGGAGGTGAAGACTTTGATAACATTGTCGTTAACCATTTTATTGAGGAATTCAAGAGGAAGCACAAGAAGGATATTAGTGGCAACCCAAGGGCTTTAAGAAGGTTGAGGGGTGAATGTGAAAAGGCAAAGAGGAGTCTCTCATCCACCACACAGACAACCATTGAGATTGACTCATTGTATGAAGGTGTTGACTTCTATACCACAATCACTCGTGACAAGTTTGAAGAGCTCAACATGGACCTTTTCATGAGGTGCATGGAGACTGTTGAGAAATGTTTGAGGGATGCAAACGTGGACAAGAAAAGTGTCAATGATGTTGTTCTTGTTGGTGGGTCTACTAGGATTCCCAAGGTGCAGTCATTATTGCAGGATTTTTTCGACGGGAAGGAGCTTTGCAATAGCATCAACCCTGACGAGGCTGTTGCTTATGGAGCTGCTATTCAGGCTGCTATCATGAGTGCTACCCATGAGAAGCTCGAGGAAATTTTGTTGTTGGATGTCAATTCCCTTTCACTTGGTTTGCAAACTGTTGGTGGAGTCATGACTACCCTCATTCCAAGGAACACTTCAATCCCAAACAAGAAGGAGAAAATTTTCTCAACCTCCGTGGACAACCAATCTGGTGTTCCTATCCGAGTGTACGAGGGTGAGAGAGGCATGACCAAGGACAATAACTTCTTGGGTACATTCACGCTTTATGACATTCCTCCTGCTCCAAGGGGTGTTCCTCAGATCAATGTTTGTTTTGAGATTGATGTTAATGGTATCTTAAATGTCTCGGCCGAGGACAAAACTACTGGGAAAAAGAACAAGATCACTATCACCAATGACAAAGGCAGACTTTCAAAGGAGGAGATTGAGAAGATGGTGCAGGAGGCGGATAAGTACAGGGTTGAGGATGAGGAGGAAAAGAAGAAGGCAGTTGCTAAGCATTCCATGGAGAAGATGGTGCAGGAGGAAGAAAAGCACAATTCTACCAAAGATACTCCAGATCAACACTTGGATGCACTAGAAGATACTTGTCATACTTTACCAACCCCAAGTTTACATTCCTTTCCTTCCGGAAACATTGGATATTATTTCAAATCTACAAAAGAGGCTTCACAAAAACTTATAGAAGCACTAAAGGATGATAAATGCTATGTACTTGGATTGTATGGAAATAGGGGCTCGGGTAAAACATCATTACTGAAGGCTATGATAGAAGAGTTTGAAAAGGTTTTTCATAAAGTTATATTTCTCTCCGTGTCTGAGAATCAAGACACCAAGAGCATTCAACATGAATTTGCTAAGATGTTGAACGTGTTTGAAAAACATGACACTGATGCTGTAAGAATCATGAAAATGAATTCGACACTAGAAAGGAAGGACAAAACTACTCTAGTTATCTTGGATGATTTTTCAACCAAGTCTCAACCACAAGAATTGGGCATTCCTTATAATAGCAAACAATGTAAGGTTCTTTTAACCACACGTGATGAAGCAGATTGTTCCCGCATGGGATGTAACCATTCAATTTCTCTGAATCCCTTATCTAATGATGAAGCTTTGACATTGCTACAAAAGATTTCTGGTGTTAACTCCCAATCTGGTCTATTTGAAGTGGCACAAAAAATTGCTTTTAAATGCAATGGCTTACCTGAATTGATTGAAAAGGTGTCGACTTCCTTGAAAAATAAATCCTTGGAATATTGGAAAGAATCATTAGTCAGTCTAAGCCACTCAACTGCCCGCTACCAGATTTTTATCAGTTTTAGAGGAGCCGATACTCGACATGTTTTTACAAAC encodes:
- the LOC123920443 gene encoding protein HOMOLOG OF MAMMALIAN LYST-INTERACTING PROTEIN 5 codes for the protein MANDNEPAKLLLPYLQRADELQKHEPLVAYYCRLYAMERGLKIPQSDRTKTTNALLVSLMKQLEKDKKTTQVGPEDNLYLEGFALNVFGKADKQDRAGRADLNTAKTFYAASIFFEILNQFGAVQPDLEQKQKYAAWKAADIRKALKEGRKPMAGPPAGDEDLSLPLSSPSNRYDLGTTETSASSAGSESDSTHSYHNPVNYQNLPSIPPVPKFHDTLNDQNSANIPPSLQFHDRVDDNKHSSTASPSSHSYTPGGYPSQDFHPPPSSQDYHHPPPSHDYHSSAPSQDYHPPPPSHDYHSSAPSQEYHPPPPSQDYQPPPPSQDYQPPPPSQNYPHPPPARSDSSYSEHYNHQQYSPDQSQNLGPNYPSHETPAPYSLPHFQSYPSFTESSLPSVPVNHTYYQGPDASFSSQSAPLTTNHSSSAQNSSSSRNGTASEPKPATQSYQYDSSYQPAPERIAEAHKAARFAVGALAFDDVSIAVDYLKKSLELLTNPSVGQ
- the LOC123920444 gene encoding heat shock 70 kDa protein 18-like, whose product is MVSTNSNSTGKNVEIASVGLHDRNSNPGHSTLCVRVLNDFAISSILSQLCNVIMHAGKPCFIRTPSYVAFTDSGRLIGEAAKSQVTRNPTNTIFEVKRLIGRRFSDASVQSDMKLWPFKVISGPGDKPMIVVNYKNEEKQFAAEEISSMVLWKMRKISEAYLGSTVKDVIVTVPAYFNNSQRQATKDAGLIADLNVMRVINEPTAAVLAYGLDKKITDDECKVLIFDLGGGTFDVSLLVIEACVFEVLATAGDTHLGGEDFDNIVVNHFIEEFKRKHKKDISGNPRALRRLRGECEKAKRSLSSTTQTTIEIDSLYEGVDFYTTITRDKFEELNMDLFMRCMETVEKCLRDANVDKKSVNDVVLVGGSTRIPKVQSLLQDFFDGKELCNSINPDEAVAYGAAIQAAIMSATHEKLEEILLLDVNSLSLGLQTVGGVMTTLIPRNTSIPNKKEKIFSTSVDNQSGVPIRVYEGERGMTKDNNFLGTFTLYDIPPAPRGVPQINVCFEIDVNGILNVSAEDKTTGKKNKITITNDKGRLSKEEIEKMVQEADKYRVEDEEEKKKAVAKHSMEKMVQEEEKHNSTKDTPDQHLDALEDTCHTLPTPSLHSFPSGNIGYYFKSTKEASQKLIEALKDDKCYVLGLYGNRGSGKTSLLKAMIEEFEKVFHKVIFLSVSENQDTKSIQHEFAKMLNVFEKHDTDAVRIMKMNSTLERKDKTTLVILDDFSTKSQPQELGIPYNSKQCKVLLTTRDEADCSRMGCNHSISLNPLSNDEALTLLQKISGVNSQSGLFEVAQKIAFKCNGLPELIEKVSTSLKNKSLEYWKESLVSLSHSTARYQIFISFRGADTRHVFTNHLHYALCQKGFVTFKDDESLQGGVPIEKLLDDIEESRFAIVILSKNYADSE